TAAACGTATTTGCACGTGTCTGCTTTTCACCTGGAGAATATGGAATACAGTGGCTAGTCATAATTCCATGCATTCGGCAGCTATTCATCATTTTGTGCATTCGTTTTTTGTGTTTCCTTTCTCTAGGTACAAGGTTTGTTTTTATATGGAAACTGGCACACAAACTCAAGCCGCAGAAGATTCAAAACTGGGTCGTGGTAGCGGGTAAGATGTTTATCTGCATGAATGTTGCCAGTTCTTGGTTGGGTACCGGAATACATGAGAAACAGAGGGAATGCCAGGGGCACCAATTAAAAACATAGCGACGTAGGGTGATGAACAAGCAGTGCGCTAATAAAGCGTTCACCCGTTTCTAGACCAGTGAGAATAAGAAACAGATCTTTTCCATATTTCCATGAGCTACTAGCATCTATTTACTGTTAGGAACCATCTTGGTCAGACAACATTGAACGAAACAAGCTAAAGAGCAGCGCAAAAAATACAGCCATCACATTGCACAGCAAAGCTCAATGTCAGTGGAAATAACATTCTCACAACGTTCCAAGAGTGTCTTTGCTCACGGATAATTTACTTGTCAAGGCCCCTGCTACCGAATGTGCACAGATGGCTCCCAAGTTCCGAGATCACATCCACCAGGCCTCCGTATCCAGCAACAGCTGCCATCTGAACGGCAAGGGTTGTGATCATGAACAGATTGTGCATGAGAAAACACTACCGAGAAGTTCAAATGAGGATCAGCAGGAAGATAGGTACATACCCCAGATGAATGGATGGAGATGGAGAATGCCGACTGAGGAGCACATTTTATCTGCGAAAGAACGGTCCCATTTATTGTGAAACGGGAGAGCACAGGTTCAGCACCAACTGCCAAAATCTGAAAGGATGCAAAAGAAATGAAAAGGAAAAAGCATAGTTAGAATGCTTTCTGGATCAAGGAGAGTTCGAGTAATAATAGATGCTATGCACCCTCGATAAATCTCAATAACAGATAACATATGGAAACCTTGGTATTCTTTAGAAGAATAAGGGCTGTTAACCTATTGAGTTACAAGTTAAATCCTATCATGATCGTTAGCTTTTCTTTCAATTGTTCTAATCCAGAAAAATTGCAAAGCTTGAAAAATTGGCAGGCTGCAGGCTAAAGTGTATCATGATCAATTTCCCCCTTTTGTTTGTATTTTCTTTCTGCACAAATGTATTTTTTTCCCAAAGAACATGCACTATCAATACCTAATTGCATGAACCGTTCAAACAACTGAGGAAAGCTTGGAAAAGGGCACTAGAACAATATCATATCATGCACTGGCGCAAGTATCATAACCTTAATCAaatgagatcatgaaaataACTTAAGTAGTTAAATAGGCGGATCAGTAAAATTGCCACAACCAACACGAATGATGAAAGATCTGTCTAAACATGTTTTGCTGTCAAATAGTGATCAGTTTGCTAGTTTATGGACACTAGTTTAAACAAGAAGTAGATGGAGATGGAGGGACAAGCACTCACTTGGTTCTTATCAAACAGTAAGTCTTGAACAGGGGCATGGCAATCCAAATTAAAGATGCACTCATTTGAGAGAAGACTCCAAACTGATATACCACTAGATGTGCCACAAGCCTTACGACCATACAAACAAGAATAAAGAACATGTAagataaacagaatataatgctaAGCAAACCTAGATATAAGTAACAAGATACTTCATGTATACAAGTTTAATGCAGTTTAAGGATTTTAAAGGTCGGTTATACCAGCCAACTTTCACTTGCATCAATGGCAACACAACTGACCCATGAGTTTTCAAATGCTATCTTCTTTACTGGATGTACAACCTGAGTACACTTCCCACTTCTGCAATCTGCGATGTCCAAAAAGAGCATGAACAGGCAGCCTTTAAATGGCAAAAAGAGTTTAAAACTTCAAATCTCACTGTAATATGGGTAAATGAGCATCCTATATTCCTATGTGCTATGACCAACAATAATGCaggaaaataagaagaaaaaatgaATAATCAGTAGGAACAGAGACTGTTAGAGCTTGTTATGccccccccttctctctctctctctctctcttattaTGGGATAAATAGGTACATGTGCTTCATTCATCAAATAAAAATGATTCTTCTATTTCTCGCTGCCACCTAAATTGTAAAAAGTCTGTCATAGAGTTAGGAAGAAATTCATCAAGCTAGATGTGAAGCACgagataagaaaaaaaatcactaaTTTGAAATCATCGTTCACCCCATATACGGGCTGTTCCATCCTCTGATCCTGATACCACCTGAAAGAAAAATGAAGCACTGAGTGACATAAGGTACAAAAATTTAGGCAAGATCAACATGAAATGATGGAAAGATGGCACAATTAAATAACCTGGCGGTTTGACTCGCGAATTGCAACACTGTGCAAATAGTCAGTATGCCCCTTGAATGTCATTTTACATTTACCAGTCTCCTGAGAGAAGCAGCCAAGACAAAAGTGTCAGATACCTTCTCAAGCACAGAACATTGATATTATCGAATGCTTGCAATGCTGACTCTAAAGCAGAATAGCAGTTCTTTCTAAGTGAATCCTATATGTAGTATTTACCTTAAGAAAATACATACCACATCCCAGCAGTAAGCACACGCATCACCCGCTGCTGCAAAAATGGATGCATCCTGTTTGGAAGAACGATGATAACAGTAGACAAGACATATTGAATCAATCAATATGCATGACAAACAAACATTAGGTAATGTCATGCTTCCCCGAAATGATGGAAAATATGAAAAAGCTTCAGTTATTAACCTGTTTATTAATTGCAATGGCATTGTTTTCAGGTATTGGAGAGCGAGCACCCCAAGGACCCCTACAAAATTACCAGCAACAACAATGAAACTACAGTAGATGGGACAAATCGTGCAGCTGTCTGTGAAAAAGGTTGTACACTGAAAGGTCTATGATTTGCAAATCCCATTATAGAATCTTACTCATGCTGAGGGTTGACCAAGTCAAGTACTGGTTCTAGATGATCTCCTGGGTAAAATGTACAGAAAAATTGGTAAAAGAGTGTACACAGatactttgtttttttttttaaaaaagagatAGAAAAGAGAGCAGATGATTTGTTTCACTCTGTATTGATTATGCATTGAAAGGATACCAGCTTGTGCATTGGTTCAAGGGGCAACACTCACATAAAGCTATAAAATATCTGGATGCATATTCATAGATGAATTGAGTAGCAACTATCGAGCATTTGCACCACAATCATGTTCTCCACTAGCAAGGTTGTGGATTTTATTCAACTGGCACAATTCTACTAGATAAGGTGAGATTATGCATAAATCCAACACCTTTACCAAAAATGTgtgattcttttttctttgtgaGCCTGTGTTCTAGTCACATCTCAGTGCCCTATAGGTCTAGTAAAGCATATTAACAAGAATTGAAGCTCCAATGCAGTACCTTGCAGAGACAGCGGGGCAAGGCAGCTCTGCATCTCGTGCCATCTCCAGCCACGGATGCGTCCGTCATCCCCACAGCTGCAACAAACAACCAATGAACCATGTTAGTTGCAATTAACCCTCACCATCTCTATCCAGATGAAGAATATTGCCACAACAGTCAGTCACTCAGTCACCTGAAGAGCAGCGGTTGCTGCGGATCGGGATAGAACCTGACATCGTAGGCAGGGCCGCTGTGCGCCTGCACAATGCAGACGGGATCAACCAGCGTGACGGCGGCCTCCGCCTGCGAACCAACAAGAAAAAACTCAATCTCCGGCCGTCAGTCTCCCCCAAAATCGGCGGGTggtggtggggtgggggggggggggtggggaggCGGCACCTGGGAGGATGCGGAAGCGGCGGATATGCAGGATGAAAGGGAGAAGGAGGCGAGGGAGCCAtcgctggaggcggcggcgaggaggacgtCGGAGTCCAAGTCGTCGCCGTGGTCGAAGAAGACGGCGCGGAAGAGGGTGCGCGACGAGAAGTCGCGAGCACGTAGGATGCCACGGCGGTACGATGCCTCGTCCCACTCGCGCGCGTCCATCGATGCCGggagcgcctgcgccgccgccgtcgccatggctGCCTTGCTGCTGCGCCGTTCCTTAGGGAAAGCGAAGGGAGAACGGAGAGTGGAATGCAGAGGCGGCTGGGCCGAGCAAGCGTGGCTGGGTTGGGCTTCTTTCAACCAGGATTCTGTATCCTGGCCTACCTAAAAACTACAAGCGTCCAATTTTACCACCATCAacccttttccaaaaaaaaaaaaaatctagaaaagAGAAACGGATTTGTGTTGTGTGCAGTTTCATATTCACACTTTTTACAGCTTACGAGCATGGTGAATTGGTGAACCAACATATTGTCGAGCACAATAATTTCTGCATCACAATTCCACATTCAGTATTTTTACATAATTTCCGCATCACAATTCCACATTCGGTACTTTTACATGCCTCTCTGTTAAGCAGAAAAACCTCAATGGCCCAACGAAAAATAGTGTAGCAAACAAACAAAGCTCTTACAGCTCCAAAGCGTAAATGCATTCATCTGGTTATAGCTCATGTTATTGTTTTTGCAGCCAGTGAAGGTGATGATTCCCCCAGGATCACTCACTTACTGTCTGGTCCCTTCTTCGGATGGATAGCTTCGGCAATAGCTTCGATCTCTTCCTTGGCACGCTCAAACACATTCGGGCCTTTGACTTTGTCTACTGGTGTGTTCTCGCTTATGTCAGTACTTGTTCCATGAGTTTCATTTGTGTGGGTTTTTATTTCCTGCAGGCTCCCCTCCTTGTCTTTCTTATGTGATTCTGCATGTATTCAGATTTCAGAGGTCCGCATCATATTAACATAAGCTCTAAATCTACGTGCTGCTAGTAATATGTAAACAGAATTAAAAACTTGGAGCTAAGAATTTAAGATAATCAATACTGTTCTAAACAACCATTGAACTCTGTCCCTGTTTTGCATTAGTATCTAGAAAAGCAGCACCTCAGCAGAGAACTTTTATGCTTGAAAGACTATCCACAACATTCCAATATCAATCAGCAGTAAATTTAATTATGACGATTATTATGAACTCAGTACGCTCAATAAGTTATTTCTACAACTAGGAAAAAGTTGCATGCTAATgttctccattttttttttaatatctCACAGGAAAAATTGGACAAACCTACTCTTTCCCAAAAGGTGAAAGCATTAGGACAAATGCATAATACATGCTTTTCATCAATATAAACAAAGGGAATGCACATGCTCTAGAAGGGAACAGGAAGCCAAGTTGTCACATTTGCAAATAATTTAGTAGAGCACTAGAGCAGGAAGCCTAACTTTCACATTTTTAAATAGTTTACTGTTAAATCACTTATTCATCTAGAGGGAGTTAGTTTGGAGAGAATTCCCCTTAGCTTATCATACTTCTTTGTGTAAGCTCTGGGTCTTTTGTTAAACTGTGCACCATAAACTATGTAATAGCTGGCAACCCAATCACGAACCATCTTTTGCTTCCAATATAAAGCAGGGCCAAAGTGGTCTTTGGTCTAAATCACTGGCTTTTGTCATGAATCACGTTAAAGTCTGAATAGTGTGAACAAATGACAGGGTAAACCTTGTGCAATTATATTAATCACTACACTGAGTAGGAAGGCTCAAGCTGTAGATCTGCAGTAGATGGGCCAAAAGGTTTTCCTGTGAACTACCTACAATGCACTTGGGTAGGAAGGATTTGATCACCCATCCTCATGGTAACCAGCAAGTAGCCAAATTGTACTTAGTTCAAATTGGTATAGATGAACAATTCGCGGAGTTAAAAGTATACTATAATCCTACTGCAAAAAGCAGTACGGTGTTAATTGTTTCTTAGTGTAACTATTGTTCTTTCTTCCTTATCCTAAAAATTTTCCATCTTCCCTTTCTCTATATTAGCAAGCTGGGCGATAGCCCAATGGTTGAGCAGGGGTCGGTCCTGCCAACCAACCAGGGCTCGAACCCTGGGGtttgcacaaaaaaaaaacctcgcCCACCCCATGTCCAAAGCACAACTGGACTCGCCCCTGGTCGCTGGTCCCCCATGAGCGTGGATCGCCCATTCTCACGGGATGCGGGCATTGTGTACGGATGGGGCGGGGGTTCAAAGGTTTTCTCGGCCTGTGTGAGAAATGTCTTCTTTCTTTCGTGAAAAAGCCGTGGGTCGAGTTCAAAGAAATCATAGTAGTAAAGGTGAAGTATCATCAGTTTAGATAAATTACCATCCTCCTTTTCATGGGGACTGGATTGGTGCTCCATCTTGGTATGAACAGCCCTGGCGAGAGCTTCAATCTCTTCCTTTGCTCTCTCAAGCAGATTAGGACCCTTCACCTCGTCCACAGATGTATTCTCGTTTATATCGCTGCTTGTTCCGTGAGTCTCCTTGCCATGAACTTTGTCTTTATTCATAGCATTCCCCATTCACAGCAGAGTGCTTCCACCTCAGCACTCCACTGTACCTGAAAATGCAAGATCTTTCAGCACATCAGAAAAAAACAAGGAAAAACTTGGAAGATTTATTTGCTAAAAAGACCTGTGGCTTTCACTTAGAGAAGGGATGAGCAAACAGCACAACATAATATTAAACTCCTGTTCCAGCTCATTTAATTGGAAAAAAAATGGCGAGGGGCTAGCTTGCATCACGTATGTAGTCCACCTCGAAAATGTTAATGATCTTACTAATACTATACTGGGAGTGCTGAAGAAGGCAACCCATCTGGTAGCGATGTTCACAAAACTAGCAGCATACTATTCAAGCAAGGATGCAACATATACGCATGGATATCTTGTCGTGGCCTCAAGATAATGCCCGGGGAACAGAAGCCCACCAGAGGTCTGGTTGTGGGGAGGATATTTAAGAACCGGCTAGGGTGCACACATTCTCCAGCAAAAGAATTTGGGAACCCTACGAACTGCCATTTCCCCTTTCAGTGGCATAAACCGATCTATCGCTCTATTAGGGACAGCAAGAATGTACCGTGAATGCGATTCGCTAATTCACTAACCCGAAAGCTTCTATGAATTGTGAATCGAAGCATGGGCGCTGCTAAGAACCAACGATTCCTAGGACTGAAACCAACCGAGGATCAGGCGAACACCATGCCTCAGTTGCTCCTCACGCCGATACCAACCGACATAAAGAAAAGGGTTAATAGATTCAGacagtgagtgagagagagagaggccggtgggagggagaggggagcgGTCGTGCCTGTGGCTAgatggcgtcgccggcgacggtcgccggcgcggcgaggtcgATCGTCTCCGGGAGGTGCCGAGATGCAAGTTCGGAACAGCGCACGCTTgggggaaaggaggaggaggcgaaggTATATTCATCGGCCCGGCCCAACCGAGTCCAAAGCCCAAACTCCAGAGCCCTAAAAGAAAACTGTTATCAATGAGACGTCAACACCTTTCACCGACATACGGGGACCGCAATTCgttggccccacatgtcagtgaccGTACACCTTTTCCGGGCTAAGTACGGAAAGCTTCGGAGCTTTCTCTGCCACCAGACGCGCACGGGGATCGGgggccccacctgccagcgtcCCTTCCTCGCCCTGCGACAAGCGGCCGCCGGCAAGAGAGAGACCcgccccccggccgccgccgccgccgacgacgacgacgatgacgcgCGCAGCTACGGGCGCGATCGCCGCGGCGATCCTGCGCGGGCAGGTCCCGCTcatggcgccgccggcgtcgcgcgCGTTCCCcggcctcgccgctgccgcgacGCGCTTCGCTCCCTCCTCATTCTCGTCCTCGACGCAGCTTCCCCAcctcccgcgcctccgcctctgtGCGTCGCG
This portion of the Panicum virgatum strain AP13 chromosome 2N, P.virgatum_v5, whole genome shotgun sequence genome encodes:
- the LOC120660475 gene encoding THO complex subunit 6-like; this translates as MATAAAQALPASMDAREWDEASYRRGILRARDFSSRTLFRAVFFDHGDDLDSDVLLAAASSDGSLASFSLSSCISAASASSQAEAAVTLVDPVCIVQAHSGPAYDVRFYPDPQQPLLFSCGDDGRIRGWRWHEMQSCLAPLSLQGDHLEPVLDLVNPQHEGPWGARSPIPENNAIAINKQDASIFAAAGDACAYCWDVETGKCKMTFKGHTDYLHSVAIRESNRQVVSGSEDGTARIWDCRSGKCTQVVHPVKKIAFENSWVSCVAIDASESWLACGTSSGISVWSLLSNECIFNLDCHAPVQDLLFDKNQILAVGAEPVLSRFTINGTVLSQIKCAPQSAFSISIHSSGMAAVAGYGGLVDVISELGSHLCTFGSRGLDK
- the LOC120660476 gene encoding uncharacterized protein LOC120660476; this translates as MGNAMNKDKVHGKETHGTSSDINENTSVDEVKGPNLLERAKEEIEALARAVHTKMEHQSSPHEKEDESHKKDKEGSLQEIKTHTNETHGTSTDISENTPVDKVKGPNVFERAKEEIEAIAEAIHPKKGPDSK